A genomic stretch from Hemicordylus capensis ecotype Gifberg chromosome 1, rHemCap1.1.pri, whole genome shotgun sequence includes:
- the MSTN gene encoding growth/differentiation factor 8 encodes MYKLKMYLYIYFFMLIIPSPVDLNESNQANENIEKDGLCNACTWRQSTKSSRIEAIKIQILSKLRLEQAPNISRDAIRQLLPKAPPLQELIDQYDIQRDDSSDGSLEDDDYHATTETIITMPTETDFPVPVEGKPKCCFFKFSSKIQYNKVVKAQLWIYLRQVQRPTTVFVQILRLIRPMKDGTTSTAIRSLKLDMNPGTGIWQSIDVKSVLQNWLKQPESNLGIEIKALDEKGRDLAITYPGPGEDGLNPFLEVRITDTPKRSRRDFGLDCDEHSTESRCCRYPLTVDFEAFGWDWIIAPKRYKANYCSGECEFVFLQKYPHTHLVHQANPRGSAGPCCTPTKMSPINMLYFNGKEQIIYGKIPAMVVDRCGCS; translated from the exons ATGTATAAGCTAAAAATGTATCTTTACATTTACTTTTTCATGCTAATCATACCTAGTCCAGTGGATCTTAATGAAAGCAACCAGGCAAATGAGAACATAGAAAAAGATGGGCTGTGCAATGCATGCACATGGAGACAAAGTACGAAATCTTCAAGAATAGAAGCTATTAAAATTCAGATCCTCAGTAAACTGCGCCTGGAACAAGCACCTAATATTAGCCGGGATGCTATAAGGCAACTTTTACCTAAAGCTCCTCCATTGCAAGAATTGATTGATCAGTATGATATCCAGAGAGATGACAGCAGTGATGGTTCTTTGGAAGATGATGATTATCATGCAACAACTGAAACTATTATTACAATGCCTACAGAGA ctGATTTTCCTGTGCCAGTGGAAGGAAAACCCAAATGTTGCTTCTTTAAGTTTAGCTCTAAAATACAGTATAATAAAGTTGTGAAGGCCCAGTTGTGGATATATTTAAGACAAGTCCAGAGACCTACAACAGTATTTGTGCAGATCCTGAGACTCATCAGACCCATGAAAGATGGAACAACTTCTACTGCAATTCGATCTTTGAAACTCGACATGAACCCAGGCACTGGTATTTGGCAGAGCATTGATGTGAAGTCTGTATTGCAAAATTGGCTCAAACAACCTGAATCCAACTTGGGCATTGAAATCAAAGCACTGGATGAAAAGGGAAGAGATCTTGCAATAACTTATCCGGGACCTGGGGAAGATGGCTTG AATCCATTTTTAGAGGTCAGGATTACAGATACACCAAAAAGATCACGTAGAGATTTTGGTCTTGACTGTGATGAACACTCAACTGAATCTCGATGTTGTCGTTACCCACTGACTGTGGATTTTGAAGCGTTTGGATGGGACTGGATAATTGCACCCAAAAGATACAAAGCAAACTACTGTTCTGGAGAATGTGAATTTGTATTTTTGCAAAAATATCCACATACTCATCTTGTACACCAAGCAAATCCAAGAGGTTCAGCAGGCCCTTGCTGCACACCTACTAAGATGTCCCCAATAAATATGCTGTATTTCAATGGAAAAGAACAAATAATATATGGGAAGATACCAGCCATGGTGGTAGATCGTTGTGGGTGTTCATGA